In the genome of Fretibacterium sp. OH1220_COT-178, one region contains:
- a CDS encoding glycosyltransferase, whose protein sequence is MNTPIKRLSSPLRIAFLLRDAGEGGAERSSLRLANGLAREGADVTLLLLRSRGPLLNSIDPAVRTVDLRGAFLRLLIELRARPVDFLLPVYTSMRALLAKRVLGGPFQVVLSQRNMFTMDRGPVQTRLRFLRCRLLYPLASACVCISRGVADEMRALRLLPQGRIHVIYNPVVTEALLEQARAPLPHPWMAPGEPPVVLGAGRLGDQKDFATLVRAFALTARERPDLRLVILGEGRQRGMLERLIADLGLSGRALLPGYDPNPYAWMSRAAVFALTSRFEGFGNVVAEALACGCNVVATDCPSGPAEILDDGRCGRLARVGDPEDVARALGEALSHPMPPHALRERAAFFSEERATAAWLELLESLASDSRGRSRDPRDSCYNEC, encoded by the coding sequence ATGAATACGCCAATCAAACGGCTTTCCTCCCCCCTCCGCATCGCCTTTCTCCTCCGCGACGCCGGGGAGGGCGGCGCGGAACGTTCCTCGCTGCGGCTGGCCAACGGCCTGGCGCGCGAGGGGGCGGACGTGACCCTGCTTCTGCTGCGGTCACGCGGCCCCCTGCTGAATTCGATAGACCCCGCCGTCAGAACCGTCGATCTGCGGGGGGCGTTCCTGCGCCTGTTGATCGAGCTCCGCGCCCGCCCCGTGGATTTCCTCCTGCCCGTCTACACCTCCATGCGCGCCCTCCTGGCAAAACGCGTGCTGGGCGGACCTTTTCAGGTGGTCCTGTCGCAGCGCAACATGTTCACGATGGACCGCGGCCCCGTGCAGACGCGCCTGCGTTTTCTGCGCTGTCGACTGCTCTATCCCCTGGCCTCGGCCTGCGTCTGCATCTCCAGGGGCGTGGCCGACGAGATGAGGGCCCTGCGGCTTCTGCCGCAGGGCCGCATCCACGTCATCTACAACCCCGTGGTGACGGAGGCTCTCCTGGAACAGGCCCGGGCCCCGTTGCCGCACCCGTGGATGGCCCCGGGAGAGCCGCCCGTGGTCCTCGGCGCCGGGCGGCTCGGGGATCAGAAGGACTTCGCGACCCTCGTGCGCGCCTTCGCGCTGACGGCGCGGGAACGCCCCGACCTGCGGCTGGTCATCCTGGGGGAGGGCAGACAGCGCGGGATGCTGGAGCGCCTGATCGCCGACCTAGGCCTGTCCGGCCGTGCACTCCTGCCCGGCTACGATCCGAACCCCTACGCCTGGATGTCCCGTGCGGCGGTCTTCGCCCTCACCTCGCGCTTCGAGGGGTTCGGAAACGTCGTGGCCGAAGCCCTGGCCTGCGGCTGTAACGTCGTGGCGACCGACTGCCCCAGCGGGCCCGCCGAGATCCTGGACGACGGACGCTGTGGACGGCTGGCCCGCGTCGGGGACCCGGAGGATGTCGCTCGGGCGCTGGGAGAGGCCTTGTCGCATCCCATGCCGCCCCACGCGCTGCGCGAACGCGCCGCCTTCTTCTCCGAGGAACGGGCCACTGCCGCCTGGCTGGAGCTTCTGGAATCCCTGGCCTCCGACTCGAGGGGCCGATCCCGCGATCCCCGGGATTCCTGTTACAATGAATGCTGA
- a CDS encoding glycosyltransferase family 8 protein, which yields MSVTDVEKQDTVHVVLAVHDDSGTYARHAGVVMLSLFEHTGVPVCVHILHDETLTSENRQKLQAIAAKYDQRTDFIDAGSTSAKLGEEALALVASSWSIGSLFRLLIPELLPSLEKAIYLDCDTVVNTDIQKLWNQPLDDCSLAGVPDHSKKKSNRRLSRETLRTRLIGCSLPTYVNSGVLVMRLDRIRAKYNLVREAVRWFSENASMSTLPDQDFLNALFRGDIKLIDNRFNNRNLDGDTKGSIMHAIREPKPWTGLRGTPLEKLYWKTYLRTPWGAELTPGETAELLIDLMGASPQNHRHTSQCYRRIGERFRRDVLCNDIFSTIGLLVKEALRRLSRRLRRSEPESEKAGAR from the coding sequence ATGAGCGTCACGGACGTCGAAAAACAGGACACCGTTCATGTCGTTTTGGCCGTCCACGACGATTCGGGAACCTACGCGCGTCATGCCGGCGTCGTCATGCTCTCTCTTTTCGAGCACACCGGGGTTCCCGTGTGCGTGCATATCCTGCACGACGAGACCCTGACCTCCGAAAACCGTCAAAAACTGCAGGCGATCGCCGCGAAGTACGACCAGCGAACGGACTTCATCGATGCCGGCAGCACTTCGGCAAAGCTCGGCGAAGAGGCCCTCGCCTTGGTCGCAAGCAGCTGGTCCATCGGTTCCCTGTTCCGTCTCTTGATCCCGGAGCTGCTTCCCTCCCTGGAAAAAGCGATCTACCTCGACTGCGACACCGTCGTCAACACGGACATCCAAAAGCTCTGGAACCAACCCCTCGACGACTGCAGCCTCGCCGGAGTTCCGGATCATTCGAAAAAAAAATCCAATCGGCGTCTCTCCCGCGAAACACTGAGGACCCGTTTGATCGGCTGCTCTCTGCCCACTTACGTCAACTCCGGAGTTTTGGTCATGCGGCTCGACCGCATCCGGGCAAAATACAACCTGGTACGAGAGGCGGTCCGCTGGTTTTCGGAAAACGCTTCCATGAGCACCCTGCCCGATCAGGATTTTCTGAACGCCCTCTTCCGCGGCGACATCAAGCTCATCGACAACAGGTTCAACAACCGCAACCTCGACGGCGACACGAAAGGCTCCATCATGCACGCCATCCGAGAGCCCAAGCCCTGGACGGGGCTGCGGGGGACCCCGCTCGAAAAACTTTACTGGAAGACGTACCTGAGAACCCCCTGGGGGGCTGAGCTGACGCCCGGGGAGACCGCCGAGCTCCTGATCGACCTGATGGGGGCCTCCCCGCAAAACCACCGCCATACCAGCCAATGCTATCGGAGGATCGGGGAACGGTTCCGTCGCGATGTCCTCTGCAACGACATTTTCTCGACCATCGGACTTTTGGTCAAGGAGGCCCTCCGCAGGCTCTCTCGCCGTCTGCGGCGCTCCGAGCCGGAGTCCGAAAAGGCCGGTGCGCGATGA
- a CDS encoding glycosyltransferase family 8 protein, with product MTPARDATLETIHVALAVYDPKETYSRHAGVVMASIFENTRSPVCVHILHDETLSGDNREKFRHTAAGYGQQVHFADAAASVSEMGEDAARLTRIFSLGTLFRLAIPRLIPLPKVIYLDCDVVVNLDLSELWNLSMEGAPLAGVPDREMLRKMNKAFSRSSIAATWNGSRSQDGYVNAGVLVMNLDRIRREHDLVSEAAAWFPRYSHCAESPDQDFLNALFRGRILPLPERFNRCSPYRGDPSRSILHASAPVKPWNGLQGLPVERLYWRYLFKSPWGGDADELVESLIDTALRSPGTHWHTSQCYQKIAFRLASDLSGPFRKIAVLLKLLALEGMKRCSKNTGSGGKAR from the coding sequence ATGACACCCGCTCGGGATGCGACGCTGGAGACCATCCACGTGGCGCTCGCGGTCTACGACCCGAAGGAGACGTATTCCCGCCACGCGGGCGTCGTCATGGCCTCCATTTTTGAGAACACCCGAAGCCCCGTATGCGTGCACATCCTGCACGACGAGACTTTGTCCGGCGACAATCGAGAAAAATTCAGACATACCGCGGCCGGATACGGACAGCAGGTCCACTTTGCGGATGCTGCCGCTTCCGTCAGCGAGATGGGCGAGGACGCCGCCCGACTGACCCGGATATTCTCCCTCGGCACACTTTTCAGGCTGGCCATCCCGCGCCTCATCCCGCTGCCCAAGGTTATATACCTGGATTGCGACGTCGTCGTCAATCTCGACCTCTCGGAGCTTTGGAATCTCTCCATGGAAGGAGCTCCTCTCGCCGGAGTCCCGGACAGGGAGATGCTCAGAAAGATGAACAAGGCTTTTTCGCGTTCCTCCATCGCGGCCACCTGGAATGGGTCACGATCCCAGGACGGCTACGTGAACGCCGGAGTGCTGGTCATGAACCTTGACCGGATACGCCGGGAGCACGACCTCGTCTCCGAAGCCGCCGCCTGGTTTCCCCGGTATTCCCACTGTGCGGAGTCGCCCGATCAGGATTTTCTGAACGCCCTCTTCCGGGGCCGCATCCTGCCCCTTCCGGAACGGTTCAATCGCTGCAGCCCCTATCGCGGAGACCCCTCTCGCTCCATCCTGCACGCATCCGCTCCTGTCAAGCCTTGGAACGGCCTACAGGGGCTTCCCGTCGAGCGGCTCTACTGGCGGTATCTGTTCAAAAGCCCCTGGGGAGGAGACGCCGACGAGCTGGTGGAGTCTCTTATCGACACGGCCCTCCGCTCACCCGGCACCCATTGGCACACCTCCCAGTGCTACCAAAAAATTGCGTTCCGCCTGGCGAGCGATCTGTCCGGTCCTTTCAGAAAAATCGCAGTGCTCCTAAAACTGCTTGCGCTGGAGGGAATGAAGCGTTGCAGCAAAAACACGGGGTCGGGAGGAAAAGCTCGATGA
- the kdsB gene encoding 3-deoxy-manno-octulosonate cytidylyltransferase, translating to MNGKKILGVIPARYASTRLPGKVLADLCGKPMIQHVYERALRAKCLDGLVVATDDRRVLDAVRAFAGERAAVITSREHPNGSSRAAEVLEGREADAVINIQGDEPLLNPAMIDETAEALFSADDVVCSTLCRPLHGEARTNPNVVKVVLDRNGDALYFSRSLIPYPRNTPRVPVYEHIGIYGYRAGFLRRYVALPMTPLAEAESLEQLKVLENGHKIRTAVTRCTDAGPSVDTPEDLEAVRKILKGEEAPR from the coding sequence ATGAACGGTAAAAAAATTCTGGGCGTCATCCCCGCCCGTTACGCGTCCACGCGCCTGCCCGGCAAGGTGCTGGCGGACCTCTGCGGCAAGCCCATGATCCAGCACGTCTACGAGCGGGCCCTTCGGGCGAAGTGCCTGGACGGGCTCGTCGTGGCGACGGACGACCGCCGTGTCCTGGACGCCGTGCGTGCCTTCGCGGGCGAGCGCGCCGCGGTCATCACCTCACGGGAGCACCCCAACGGATCGAGCCGGGCTGCGGAGGTTCTGGAGGGGCGCGAGGCCGACGCCGTGATCAACATCCAGGGCGACGAACCCCTGCTGAACCCCGCGATGATCGACGAGACGGCCGAGGCGCTGTTCTCCGCCGACGACGTGGTCTGTTCAACCCTGTGCCGCCCCCTGCACGGGGAGGCGCGGACGAACCCCAACGTGGTGAAGGTGGTGCTGGACCGCAACGGCGACGCGCTCTACTTCAGCCGCTCCCTCATCCCCTACCCGCGGAACACGCCCCGGGTCCCCGTCTACGAACACATCGGAATCTACGGCTACCGCGCCGGATTCTTGAGGCGCTACGTGGCGCTGCCGATGACGCCCCTGGCGGAGGCGGAGTCCCTGGAGCAGCTCAAGGTCCTGGAGAACGGCCACAAAATCCGCACGGCCGTCACGCGCTGCACCGACGCAGGCCCGAGTGTGGACACGCCGGAGGACCTTGAGGCCGTACGGAAGATCCTGAAGGGGGAGGAAGCGCCGCGATGA
- a CDS encoding ATP-binding protein, which translates to MELHDISPDFLVHEREGQHFDRKSARIKPKDIAKTIAAFANAEGGILAVGIEDNGEITSFDYDSACGVEEFRNAPYQFCQPLPKFKTREIEVINTRGKNDVVLLLQVETRADALIRTLDDKVFLRTQDRCLALTHDQIAKLEYDRGQRVFEDREVPDSSMEDVDPVVMSRYREALGTSASDRQILESRGFLKNGHLTNAGLLLFSKYPGKYLPQARLRFLRYDGDRAKTGEHINIIKERTFDGPIPAIIDQARTLINAQLREFQFLTSDGTFRSVPEYPEFAWLEGMVNALTHRDYSFAGDHIRIVMYDDRLEIFSPGKLPNVVTLENMRTTRYARNPRIARALTELGWVKELNEGVRRIYDEMQSFFLHDPIYTEPGYAVLLTLENSITSRHLRSAEKMETMISPHVLDALNETEFNILRLVYACGRTTLKEAQTRSGATRYRCRNALQALVDKGLLEQHGSGKKDPQKYYTLGSSR; encoded by the coding sequence ATGGAACTGCACGACATCTCTCCTGACTTCCTCGTCCACGAGCGGGAAGGGCAGCATTTCGACCGAAAGAGCGCGAGGATCAAGCCCAAGGATATCGCGAAGACGATCGCCGCATTCGCCAATGCCGAAGGGGGCATCCTGGCCGTAGGGATCGAGGACAACGGTGAGATCACCAGTTTTGATTACGATTCTGCCTGCGGCGTCGAGGAATTTCGCAACGCCCCTTATCAATTTTGCCAACCTCTGCCCAAGTTCAAAACTCGGGAGATCGAGGTGATCAACACCCGTGGAAAAAACGACGTCGTCCTGCTCCTCCAGGTAGAGACGAGAGCAGACGCGCTTATCCGCACCCTCGACGACAAAGTTTTCCTGCGAACTCAGGATCGGTGCCTCGCCCTGACTCACGACCAGATCGCAAAATTGGAATACGACAGGGGCCAGCGTGTCTTTGAGGACAGAGAGGTCCCCGACTCCTCCATGGAGGATGTCGATCCCGTCGTGATGAGCCGCTACCGGGAGGCGTTGGGAACGAGCGCCAGCGACAGACAGATTTTGGAATCCAGAGGTTTTCTGAAAAACGGCCATCTTACAAACGCCGGACTACTCCTCTTCTCGAAATATCCCGGAAAGTATCTTCCTCAGGCTCGATTGCGGTTCCTGCGTTACGACGGCGATCGGGCGAAGACGGGAGAACACATCAACATCATCAAGGAGCGGACCTTTGACGGCCCGATCCCCGCAATCATCGATCAAGCCCGCACCTTGATCAACGCACAACTGAGAGAATTTCAATTTCTGACGTCCGACGGAACTTTCAGGAGCGTCCCTGAATATCCCGAGTTCGCATGGCTGGAGGGCATGGTCAATGCCCTCACCCATCGCGACTATTCCTTTGCAGGCGATCATATCCGTATCGTCATGTACGACGACCGGCTTGAAATATTCAGCCCCGGCAAACTGCCGAACGTGGTCACCCTCGAAAACATGAGGACGACCCGATACGCGCGCAACCCCCGGATTGCCAGGGCCCTGACGGAACTGGGCTGGGTCAAGGAGCTCAACGAAGGGGTCAGACGCATTTACGACGAGATGCAGTCGTTTTTCCTGCACGATCCCATCTACACGGAGCCCGGCTACGCGGTACTGCTTACGCTGGAAAACAGCATCACCTCCAGGCACTTACGCTCTGCCGAAAAAATGGAGACGATGATTTCCCCCCACGTTCTGGATGCCCTCAACGAAACGGAGTTCAACATCCTGCGTCTGGTTTACGCCTGCGGCAGAACAACCCTCAAAGAAGCGCAGACCAGATCAGGAGCAACACGATACCGCTGCCGAAACGCCCTGCAGGCACTTGTGGATAAGGGACTCTTGGAACAACATGGGTCCGGGAAAAAAGACCCACAAAAATATTACACCCTGGGATCTTCCAGATAA
- the kdsA gene encoding 3-deoxy-8-phosphooctulonate synthase, with amino-acid sequence MTRSDERYGIGGFAIGDGGLTVLAGPCSLESLELGLEVAETMKALCSARGLPYVFKASFDKANRTSMHSWRGPGLEKGLEQLAEIKKTVGVPVVTDIHESHQAEPAGRVADIIQIPAFLCRQTDLLVAAAATGRIVNIKKAQFLAPEDMAHAAAKCREAGNDRIVLCERGTTMGYHRLVVDMAGLVTMRARRGPGPGPAPRPGRRRRRDRRAVRRDPSQPRRSEERRPQHDPPERDGRLPGSGPRHPQRPQRGVRRRGSMSAILPCERPGESLSDEELLRSGRELVRIEAAELMRAAERLGPELVRAARAICECAGRVVVVGLGKSGHIGRKIAATLASLGTPSFFLHAAEGSHGDLGMVRREDVGLFVSNSGTTSELVALLPHFRRLGATMIAVTGGRSSPLAAHSDIVIDSGVECEGDPLQLAPMSSTTLQLVIGDALAAMVSQLRGLRREDFALFHPGGALGRRLLTRVRDVMGGRDQLPSVERGVPVRDALFAITSKNYGATCVVDEGGALIGIFTDGDLRRLMEKRGVEAFEVPIEEAMTRNPKTIAPDSLAAEAVRLMERMEISVIVAVEDGRPVGMVHIHELLKAGLA; translated from the coding sequence ATGACAAGGTCGGACGAGAGATACGGAATCGGAGGCTTCGCCATCGGCGACGGAGGCCTGACGGTCCTGGCGGGGCCCTGCTCGCTGGAGAGCCTCGAGTTGGGGCTCGAGGTCGCAGAGACGATGAAGGCGCTCTGCAGCGCCCGCGGCCTGCCCTACGTCTTCAAGGCCTCCTTCGACAAGGCGAACCGCACCTCCATGCACTCCTGGCGGGGCCCCGGACTGGAGAAGGGCCTGGAGCAGCTCGCTGAGATCAAGAAAACGGTCGGCGTCCCCGTGGTGACGGACATCCACGAGAGCCATCAGGCCGAACCGGCGGGGCGCGTCGCCGACATCATCCAGATCCCGGCCTTCCTTTGCCGCCAGACCGACCTCCTCGTCGCGGCCGCCGCCACGGGAAGGATCGTCAACATCAAAAAGGCGCAGTTCCTGGCCCCCGAGGACATGGCCCATGCGGCCGCAAAGTGCCGCGAGGCCGGAAACGACCGCATCGTCCTGTGCGAGCGCGGCACGACGATGGGCTATCACCGCCTGGTGGTGGACATGGCCGGCCTCGTGACGATGCGGGCCCGGCGGGGACCGGGCCCTGGCCCTGCCCCTCGCCCGGGCCGCCGCCGCCGTAGGGATCGACGCGCTGTTCGTCGAGACCCATCCCAGCCCCGACGAAGCGAGGAGCGACGGCCCCAACATGATCCCCCTGAGCGAGATGGGCGACTTCCTGGATCAGGTCCTCGCCATCCACAACGCCCGCAACGCGGCGTCCGGAGGAGGGGTTCGATGAGCGCCATCCTGCCGTGCGAGCGGCCGGGCGAAAGCCTTTCGGACGAGGAACTGCTGCGCTCGGGCAGGGAGCTCGTCCGCATCGAGGCCGCCGAGCTGATGCGGGCGGCCGAACGGCTGGGCCCCGAACTGGTGCGGGCGGCCCGAGCCATCTGCGAGTGCGCGGGCCGCGTGGTGGTGGTCGGGCTGGGCAAGTCCGGACACATCGGCCGAAAGATCGCCGCGACCCTCGCGTCGCTGGGCACGCCCTCCTTTTTTCTTCACGCCGCGGAGGGGTCCCACGGGGACCTCGGCATGGTCCGGCGCGAGGACGTGGGGCTCTTCGTCAGCAACAGCGGGACGACCTCCGAACTGGTGGCGCTGCTGCCCCATTTTCGACGGCTCGGCGCGACGATGATCGCCGTTACCGGGGGGAGGAGCTCGCCCCTGGCGGCCCATTCGGACATCGTCATCGACTCCGGCGTGGAGTGCGAGGGGGACCCCCTCCAGCTCGCCCCGATGAGCAGCACGACCCTGCAGCTGGTCATCGGCGACGCCCTCGCGGCCATGGTGTCGCAGCTGCGCGGGCTGCGCCGGGAGGACTTCGCCCTGTTCCATCCGGGGGGTGCCCTCGGGCGCCGTCTGCTCACGCGGGTGCGCGACGTCATGGGGGGCCGGGACCAACTGCCCTCCGTGGAGCGCGGCGTTCCGGTCCGGGATGCGCTGTTCGCCATCACCAGCAAGAACTACGGGGCCACCTGCGTCGTGGACGAGGGGGGCGCCCTGATCGGCATCTTCACCGACGGGGACCTCCGGCGCCTGATGGAGAAGAGGGGCGTCGAGGCCTTCGAGGTCCCGATCGAGGAGGCGATGACCCGCAACCCCAAGACCATAGCCCCGGACAGCCTGGCGGCTGAGGCCGTGCGCCTCATGGAGCGCATGGAGATCAGCGTCATCGTCGCTGTGGAGGACGGCCGCCCCGTGGGCATGGTTCACATTCACGAGCTGCTGAAGGCCGGATTGGCGTAA
- a CDS encoding ABC transporter substrate-binding protein, giving the protein MRRTWMAMVFVLLLGLGAAHAAEVVKAYTTVEEPLAKELFDTFEKETGIRVEWVRLSGGEAVARIEAEKANPQASIWVGGVGTQHIEAKLKGLTAPYRSRVADSIPEKYRDPERYWTGLYVGPIAFCMNTKRAEDLKLEMPRSWADLLKPEYAKKVRMAHPATSGTAYNVMTTIIRINGGDEDKAFEYFKKLDGAIEQYTRSGSAPGKNCAIGEIPVAIGYLHDQVKLKKEGAPIEIAVPADGTGFETASMSLLKGGPDALNAKKLYDWVLGEKAMDIIARWYVIPLSKLAKPSETGFSLDSMNLVDQDDQWDAANKARLIERWNKEIAGAPEK; this is encoded by the coding sequence ATGAGAAGAACTTGGATGGCGATGGTCTTCGTTCTGCTTCTGGGGCTGGGTGCGGCCCATGCCGCGGAGGTCGTCAAGGCCTACACGACGGTGGAGGAGCCCTTGGCCAAGGAGCTGTTCGACACGTTCGAAAAGGAGACGGGGATCCGCGTCGAGTGGGTGCGGCTCTCCGGCGGGGAGGCCGTGGCCCGCATCGAGGCGGAGAAGGCCAATCCGCAGGCCTCCATCTGGGTCGGCGGGGTGGGGACGCAGCACATCGAGGCCAAGCTCAAGGGGCTGACGGCCCCGTACCGTTCCCGAGTCGCGGACAGCATTCCCGAGAAGTATCGCGATCCGGAGCGCTACTGGACCGGGCTCTACGTCGGGCCGATCGCCTTCTGCATGAACACGAAGCGGGCCGAGGACCTCAAGCTCGAGATGCCGCGTTCCTGGGCGGATCTGCTGAAGCCCGAATACGCCAAGAAGGTCCGCATGGCGCACCCCGCCACCTCTGGCACCGCCTACAACGTCATGACCACGATCATCCGCATCAACGGCGGGGACGAGGACAAGGCGTTCGAGTACTTCAAAAAACTGGATGGCGCCATCGAGCAGTACACGCGCTCCGGGTCCGCGCCCGGGAAGAACTGCGCGATCGGCGAGATCCCCGTCGCGATCGGCTACCTGCACGATCAGGTGAAGCTGAAGAAGGAGGGGGCGCCCATCGAAATTGCGGTCCCCGCTGACGGGACGGGGTTCGAGACGGCCTCCATGTCCCTGCTGAAGGGCGGCCCCGACGCCCTCAACGCCAAGAAGCTCTACGACTGGGTGCTGGGGGAGAAGGCCATGGACATCATTGCCCGATGGTACGTCATCCCCCTGTCGAAGCTGGCGAAGCCGTCCGAGACGGGCTTCTCCCTGGACAGCATGAACCTCGTCGATCAGGACGACCAATGGGATGCCGCCAACAAGGCGCGCCTGATCGAGCGGTGGAACAAGGAGATCGCCGGCGCACCCGAGAAATAG
- a CDS encoding ABC transporter permease, producing MFTKKRVLNFLLAMAFVALVGGWILGNVRGEFLSLSRDTQRRTVAAAAASYPSDSEDVAVWLGRLSARSAAYRVALVEGPPAPGETVAVRGDSELSALCERSASDPEFVKGFDNAAYEEIYRSERDWTVGGAERALFFAPAVNPGTGDVEGALLFSFDSAGERGFVRLLYILFGVAWLLFGIVAWQVLFSRDPIVGFAVVGLFLMALVFVAYPLFEAVRLSFLEEGRFSLAIWRTILSSGGYRSALMGSLELGCWTATSSTLVGFLFAFVCSRTNVRFKRFIATMGVLPVISPPFSLTLSVILLLGNNGLVTRWLGLSNFSIYGLPGLVLVQTMGMFPIAFLTLSGVLDAIDSTYEEAALNLSATRFRTFTSVTLPLAVPGILSAWLLVFTNSLADFANPLILSGGFRVLSLESYLEVTGMNRLGHGAALSLLLLLPTMTAFLAQRFWVSRRSFVTVTGKPTGRITELTTPGVRLLLVSLIALVIGFLILLYGTIVAGCFVRNWGIDYTFSLVNIREALTRARDALVDTVTLAGIATPIAGVVAMVAALVIVRKKFHGKRLLEALLMTPFALPGTLVGISYVLAFNRAPLVLVGTAAIIVINYVVRELPVGVEGGIASLRQIDPSIEEAATDLGADSATVFRTVVLPLVRPAFLSSLSYTFVRSMTAVSAVIFLISARWYHLTVLIYNFSENLRFGLASVLSTVLIVIVFGVFGIMRLLVRRNENLMKSVGAGA from the coding sequence ATGTTCACGAAGAAGCGGGTTCTGAACTTCCTCCTTGCGATGGCGTTCGTCGCGCTGGTCGGGGGCTGGATCCTCGGCAACGTGCGGGGCGAGTTTCTTTCCCTTTCCAGGGACACCCAGCGGCGCACGGTCGCCGCGGCGGCGGCGAGCTATCCCTCGGATTCGGAGGACGTGGCGGTTTGGCTGGGGCGTCTTTCCGCCCGCAGCGCCGCCTATCGGGTGGCCCTGGTCGAAGGGCCGCCAGCCCCCGGGGAGACGGTTGCGGTGCGCGGCGACTCGGAGCTGAGCGCGCTCTGCGAGCGGTCGGCTTCCGATCCCGAGTTCGTCAAAGGGTTCGACAACGCCGCCTACGAGGAGATCTACCGAAGTGAAAGGGACTGGACGGTCGGAGGCGCGGAACGGGCGCTCTTCTTTGCCCCGGCGGTGAACCCGGGGACGGGAGATGTGGAGGGTGCGCTGCTCTTCTCGTTCGACTCCGCCGGAGAGCGGGGGTTCGTGCGTCTGCTCTACATCCTCTTCGGCGTTGCGTGGCTGCTGTTCGGAATCGTCGCCTGGCAGGTGCTGTTCAGCCGGGATCCCATCGTGGGCTTCGCGGTCGTGGGGCTTTTTCTGATGGCCCTGGTCTTTGTGGCGTACCCCCTCTTCGAGGCGGTGCGCCTTTCCTTTCTCGAGGAGGGGCGTTTTTCGCTCGCGATCTGGCGCACCATCCTGAGCTCCGGGGGGTATCGGTCCGCCCTGATGGGCAGCCTCGAGCTGGGATGCTGGACGGCCACGTCCTCCACCCTGGTGGGATTTCTCTTCGCGTTCGTCTGCTCGCGGACCAACGTGCGCTTCAAGAGGTTCATCGCCACGATGGGCGTGCTGCCGGTCATCTCCCCGCCCTTCTCCCTGACGCTGTCGGTCATCCTGCTCCTGGGCAACAACGGGCTCGTCACCCGTTGGCTCGGGCTTTCCAACTTCTCCATCTACGGCCTCCCGGGTCTGGTCCTGGTGCAGACCATGGGGATGTTCCCCATCGCGTTCCTCACGCTGAGCGGCGTCCTGGACGCCATAGACTCCACCTACGAGGAGGCCGCCCTGAACCTCTCCGCCACGCGGTTCCGGACCTTCACGTCCGTCACCCTGCCGCTGGCGGTTCCGGGGATCCTCAGCGCATGGCTTCTGGTCTTCACGAACTCCCTGGCGGACTTCGCCAACCCCCTGATCCTGTCGGGCGGCTTCCGGGTCCTGTCGCTCGAGTCCTACCTGGAGGTGACGGGGATGAACCGGCTGGGCCACGGCGCGGCCCTCTCCCTGCTGCTCCTGCTTCCGACCATGACGGCCTTCCTGGCGCAGCGGTTCTGGGTGTCCCGTCGCTCCTTCGTGACCGTGACGGGAAAGCCGACCGGGCGCATTACGGAGCTGACGACGCCGGGGGTCCGTCTCCTCCTCGTCTCCCTGATCGCGCTCGTCATCGGATTCCTGATCCTGCTCTACGGCACGATCGTCGCGGGATGCTTCGTCAGGAACTGGGGCATCGACTACACCTTCAGCCTGGTCAACATCCGGGAGGCCCTGACGCGGGCCCGGGACGCGCTGGTCGACACGGTGACCCTGGCCGGGATCGCCACGCCCATAGCGGGGGTCGTCGCCATGGTCGCGGCGCTCGTCATCGTCCGCAAGAAATTCCACGGCAAGCGTCTGCTCGAGGCTCTGCTGATGACGCCCTTCGCGCTGCCGGGCACGCTGGTCGGCATCAGCTACGTCCTGGCGTTCAACCGGGCGCCCCTGGTGCTGGTGGGGACCGCCGCGATCATCGTCATCAACTACGTGGTGCGCGAGCTCCCGGTGGGCGTGGAGGGGGGAATCGCCTCGCTGCGCCAGATCGACCCCTCCATCGAGGAGGCGGCCACCGATCTGGGCGCCGATTCCGCGACCGTCTTCCGGACCGTCGTCCTGCCGCTCGTCCGGCCCGCGTTCCTGTCGAGCCTGTCCTACACCTTCGTCCGCTCCATGACGGCGGTCAGCGCGGTCATCTTCCTGATCTCCGCGCGCTGGTACCACTTGACGGTTCTGATCTACAACTTCTCGGAGAACCTGCGGTTCGGGCTGGCCAGCGTGCTGTCCACCGTCCTGATCGTCATCGTCTTCGGGGTGTTCGGGATCATGCGGCTTTTGGTGCGCCGAAACGAGAACCTGATGAAGAGCGTCGGTGCCGGGGCATAG